From a single Arachis hypogaea cultivar Tifrunner chromosome 3, arahy.Tifrunner.gnm2.J5K5, whole genome shotgun sequence genomic region:
- the LOC112775843 gene encoding cysteine-rich receptor-like protein kinase 7 produces the protein MAGKSQGSDVEYIRKQQRCLILLLKPEIAKLCELLLPIPIFHISNCTGNSTFELNSTNHTNLKTLLSWFSSNATNSAGSHIAKVVSSGNSSVYGLFQCNADIMPEKCQKCIDQAVYNVTSECTTSKEAVVFVKFYFLRYSYKDFLTIA, from the exons ATGGCGGGAAAATCTCAAGGTAGTGATGTTGAATATATAAGGAAACAACAGAGGTGCTTAATACTTCTACTGAAGCCGGAGATAGCAAAGCTTTGTGAACTTCTTTTACCA ATACCAATTTTCCACATCTCTAACTGCACAGGAAACAGCACCTTTGAGTTAAACAGCACCAACCATACCAACCTCAAAACTCTTTTATCTTGGTTTTCTTCCAATGCCACTAACTCTGCCGGATCCCACATTGCCAAGGTCGTTTCTTCTGGTAACAGCAGCGTCTATGGCCTCTTCCAGTGCAATGCCGATATAATGCCAGAGAAATGCCAAAAGTGCATCGATCAAGCAGTGTATAATGTAACATCAGAGTGTACAACATCAAAGGAAGCTGTGGTTTTTGTTAAATTCTACTTCCTACGCTATTCTTACAAAGATTTCTTAACAATAGCATAA
- the LOC112775853 gene encoding protein ENHANCED DISEASE RESISTANCE 2-like, giving the protein MMEALNASSGSGRFDHHEEKGIFEYFGWVYHLGVHSMGSDYHHLRFLFVKGKCVAMYKRDPHENPGIKPIRLGVVGPTLMVENLGQRRIANMDLYVIRISNRLDDSKKGDIACATATEAQRWMEAFNHAKQQAENDLSSGGDPREKLNQEELDLDHRNRHSVKRFGSGLRKLIRIGQGPEILSRQSSRTRTRSFSFDGFDKDQDVFEEHQWKCVRTMSGVRIFEDLTNYKINKSVLAKSVAVIDTSAENVLEVFLSIEREKRYEWDMLMCDIELVESFDGHYDVLYGTYDPKYLTRWNSKRDFIFSRQWFRGQDGNYTILQLPATHKKKPPRSGYRRTKINPSTWEIRNLNTPMGVDRQKCLVTHTLEIHSVSWFHWKNNNQNSKFERSIPYALLCQVAGLKEYIGANPSIQQKNATSARHANIAKSPVSSAKYEDDEVQDEFYDAITAYSSDEETYDHQERKAKPNNASPHTASNKISVPAAEIMRELDTSLDPIPLDVSGVHGSLRKGNDDKDTDCWTCPSCEGFKIRGKNYLKDNTKIVGGDPLLKLIAVDWLKVDKAMDRVALHPKCLVQLEEGKKLPFILVFNLQVPAKPNYSLVLYYASDRPIKEDSLLAKFVDGSDAFRDSRFKLIPSIVEGYWMVKRAVGTKACLLGKAVTCKYHRQDNFLEIDLDIGSSSVARRVIGLVMGYVTSLVVDLAILIEAKEEDELPEYILGAVRLNRLSIDSAVSWES; this is encoded by the exons ATGATGGAAGCATTAAATGCATCTTCAGGAAGTGGAAGATTTGATCACCATGAAGAAAAAGGGatatttgaatactttggttgGGTTTACCATCTGGGTGTTCATTCTATGGGCTCTGATTATCACCATCTCCGATTTTTATTTGTTAAGGGAAAATGTGTTGCCATGTACAAGCGTGATCCCCATGAAAATCCAGGCATT AAACCTATAAGACTAGGGGTTGTAGGTCCCACACTAATGGTGGAGAATCTAGGGCAACGAAGGATTGCTAATATG GATCTTTACGTAATAAGGATTTCCAATCGCTTAGACGATTCCAAAAAAGGAGAT ATCGCTTGTGCTACAGCGACAGAAGCTCAGAGATGGATGGAAGCATTTAATCATGCCAAGCAACAg GCTGAAAATGACTTGTCAAGCGGAGGCGATCCTAGAGAGAAACTAAATCAAGAGGA GCTCGATCTCGATCATCGCAATCGACATAGTGTGAAGCGATTTGGCTCTGGATTAAGAAAGCTTATAAGAATTGGAcaag GCCCAGAGATACTTTCAcgacaatcatcaagaacaagaacaagaagttTTAGTTTTGACGGATTTGATAAGGATCAAGATGTATTTGAAGAACATCAATGGAAGTGTGTTCGTACCATGTCCG GCGTTAGAATTTTTGAGGACCTCACGAATTACAAg aTTAATAAAAGTGTCTTAGCAAAATCGGTTGCTGTCATTGATACAAGTGCAGAAAATGTGTTAGAAGTGTTTCTAAGCATTGAACGAGAGAAAAGATATGA gtgGGATATGTTGATGTGTGACATAGAGTTGGTTGAATCTTTTGATGGACATTATGATGTTCTTTACGGAACATATGATCCTAAGTATCTTACTCG GTGGAATTCAAAGAGAGATTTTATCTTCTCTAGGCAATGGTTTCGTGGACAAGATGGCAATTACA CAATCTTGCAGTTGCCAGCTACTCATAAGAAAAAGCCTCCAAGATCAGGGTATCGGCGTACAAAAATTAATC cATCTACATGGGAGATTAGAAATTTGAACACTCCTATGGGAGTAGATAGACAAAAATGTTTAGTCACCCATACATTAGAAATACACTCTGTATCTTGGTTTCATTGGAAGAACAACAACCAAAACTCCAAATTCGAGAGAAGTATTCCTTATGCTTTATTGTGCCAAGTAGCAG GTCTGAAGGAATATATTGGAGCGAATCCATCAATCCAACAAAAAAATGCGACGAGTGCTCGTCATGCCAATATCGCAAAATCTCCTGTTTCTAGTGCTAAGTATGAAGATGATGAGGTGCAGGATGAGTTCTACGATGCAATTACTGCATATTCATCAGATGAAGAAACTTATGATCACCAG GAGCGCAAAGCCAAACCAAACAATGCTTCACCACACACAGCTTCAAATaaaatttcag TTCCAGCTGCAGAGATAATGAGAGAATTGGATACTAGTTTAGATCCTATCCCACTTGATGTGAGTGGTGTTCATGGTTCTTTACGAAAAGGGAATGATGACAAGGACACTGACTGTTGGACTTGTCCCAGTTGTGAAGGATTTAAGATTAGAGGAAAGaattatttaaaagataataCAAAG ATAGTTGGTGGGGATCCGCTTCTCAAGCTCATAGCTGTTGATTGGTTAAAAGTTGACAAAGCTATGGATAGAGTTGCATTGCACCCTAAATGCTTAGTTCAG TTAGAAGAAGGAAAAAAGCTTCCTTTTATTCTTGTATTCAATCTACAG GTTCCAGCAAAACCAAACTATAGTTTGGTTCTATATTACGCATCTGATAGGCCAATAAAAGAAGATTCTCTATTGGCTAAGTTTGTGGATGGAAGTGATGCATTTCGTGATTCAAGATTCAAACTAATTCCAAGTATAGTTGAG GGATACTGGATGGTAAAGCGAGCTGTAGGAACAAAAGCTTGCTTGTTGGGCAAAGCTGTCACATGTAAATACCATCGACAAGATAATTTTTTAGAG ATAGATTTGGATATTGGATCCTCTTCGGTAGCTAGGCGTGTGATTGGACTTGTCATGGGATATGTCACAAGCCTAGTGGTTGACCTTGCCATTTTGATAGAG GCAAAAGAGGAGGACGAATTACCAGAGTACATTCTTGGAGCTGTTCGATTAAATCGCCTTAGCATTGATTCTGCTGTATCATGGGAATCTTGA